One part of the Methylobacterium terrae genome encodes these proteins:
- a CDS encoding alpha/beta hydrolase: MADHLDATDRTPATMLTVGGRRLATLVRPGAGPPVVWLGGFRSDMRATKAEALDAWAARTDRAFVRFDYTGHGESEGTFADCTISDWLADAEGVVAALAPERPVLVGSSMGGWIALLAAARVRPSGLVLIAPATDFTEALMWEQFPEEIRQQVLRDGVWQRGSQYSPEPTPVTRALIEDGRRHLMLGGSVDPGCPVHILQGMADPDVPWRHAMRLVDRLPAAGVVLTLIKEGDHRLSGPADLDRLVAAVEGIAPREG; the protein is encoded by the coding sequence ATGGCCGATCATCTGGACGCTACCGACCGGACGCCCGCCACGATGCTGACCGTCGGCGGTCGCCGCCTCGCCACCCTGGTGCGGCCGGGCGCCGGGCCGCCGGTGGTCTGGCTCGGCGGCTTCCGCTCGGACATGCGCGCCACCAAGGCCGAGGCCCTCGATGCCTGGGCGGCAAGGACCGACCGCGCCTTCGTGCGCTTCGACTACACGGGCCACGGCGAGTCGGAGGGCACCTTCGCCGATTGCACGATCTCGGACTGGCTCGCCGACGCGGAGGGCGTCGTCGCCGCGCTGGCGCCAGAGCGCCCGGTGCTGGTCGGCTCCTCGATGGGCGGCTGGATCGCGCTCCTCGCCGCGGCCAGGGTCCGCCCTTCCGGCCTCGTGCTCATCGCCCCGGCGACGGACTTCACCGAGGCGCTGATGTGGGAGCAGTTCCCGGAGGAGATCCGCCAGCAGGTCCTGCGCGACGGGGTGTGGCAGCGCGGGTCGCAATACTCGCCCGAGCCGACGCCCGTGACCCGCGCCCTGATCGAGGACGGGCGGCGCCACCTGATGCTGGGCGGATCCGTCGACCCGGGCTGCCCGGTGCACATCCTGCAGGGGATGGCCGATCCCGACGTGCCGTGGCGCCACGCGATGCGGCTCGTCGACCGGCTGCCCGCGGCGGGGGTGGTCCTGACGCTGATCAAGGAGGGCGACCACCGGCTCTCCGGCCCGGCCGATCTCGACCGGCTGGTCGCGGCGGTCGAGGGGATCGCGCCGCGGGAGGGGTAG
- the infC gene encoding translation initiation factor IF-3, with translation MPAPQKDGPRANRDIRGVREVQLIDDTGQNRGVMGFFEALQVAEEAGLDLVEIAPNSVPPVCKLLDYGRFRFNEQKKQAEARKRQKTVEVKEIKLRPGIDKHDYEVKMKAVQRFFEEGDKVKVTLRFRGREMAHQDLGLRLLERVKAETQEVAKVESEPQLEGRQMIMILAPR, from the coding sequence ATGCCGGCCCCGCAGAAGGACGGGCCGCGCGCCAACCGGGACATCCGCGGCGTCCGCGAAGTGCAGCTCATCGACGATACCGGGCAGAACCGCGGCGTCATGGGCTTCTTCGAGGCGCTGCAGGTCGCCGAGGAAGCGGGCCTCGACCTCGTCGAGATCGCGCCGAACTCCGTGCCTCCGGTCTGCAAGCTTCTCGACTATGGCCGCTTCCGCTTCAACGAGCAGAAGAAGCAGGCCGAGGCGCGCAAGCGGCAGAAGACCGTCGAGGTCAAGGAGATCAAGCTCCGGCCGGGCATCGACAAGCACGACTACGAAGTCAAGATGAAGGCCGTGCAGCGGTTCTTCGAGGAAGGCGACAAGGTCAAGGTGACCCTGCGCTTCCGCGGCCGCGAGATGGCGCACCAGGACCTCGGTCTGCGCCTGCTCGAGCGCGTCAAGGCCGAGACCCAGGAAGTCGCCAAGGTGGAGAGCGAGCCGCAGCTCGAAGGCCGCCAGATGATCATGATCCTGGCGCCGCGCTAG
- a CDS encoding glycosyltransferase family 4 protein, with product MPSSQATPFPAASHPLAGRTILQIIPELDAGGAERTAVDVAAALAAAGARALVATEGGRLVGELQAKGGAWVPFPARAKNPFAMALNVGRLARICRAERVDLIHARSRAPAWVALGTARRLRLPFVTTYHGSYSGRSAVKLLYNSVMARGDVVIANSHFTADAIRRLFPQVAGDRVRVIHRGTDLAAFAAGQVAPQRVEALRRAWGVAPHERVVLLAARLTPWKGHRVMIEAAAALRAQGLGDFTVVLAGDPQGRTAYLRELDAMIAAHGLAGVVKRVGHCGDMPAAYRAASVVAVPSTEPEAFGRSAVEAQALGTPVVVSDLGAVPETVLAPPEVPAHERTGWRVPAGDPQALAGALAEALQLGASARDALVRRARRHVETHFSLELMLADTLAIYAELLGTAPAGEGP from the coding sequence ATGCCGTCGAGCCAGGCCACGCCGTTCCCGGCCGCGAGCCACCCGCTGGCGGGCCGGACCATCCTGCAGATCATCCCGGAACTCGACGCCGGCGGCGCCGAGCGCACCGCCGTCGACGTCGCGGCGGCGCTCGCCGCGGCCGGCGCCCGGGCGCTGGTCGCCACCGAGGGCGGGCGCCTCGTCGGCGAATTGCAGGCCAAGGGCGGCGCCTGGGTGCCGTTCCCGGCCCGCGCCAAGAATCCGTTCGCGATGGCGCTCAATGTCGGGCGGCTGGCGCGGATCTGCCGGGCCGAGCGGGTCGACCTGATCCACGCCCGGTCCCGCGCCCCGGCCTGGGTGGCCCTTGGGACGGCGCGGCGGCTGCGCCTGCCCTTCGTCACCACCTATCACGGCAGCTATTCCGGCCGCTCGGCGGTGAAGCTCCTGTACAATTCGGTGATGGCCCGCGGCGACGTGGTGATCGCCAACTCGCACTTCACCGCCGACGCGATCCGCCGCCTGTTCCCGCAGGTCGCCGGCGACCGGGTGCGGGTGATCCACCGCGGCACCGACCTCGCGGCCTTCGCGGCCGGCCAGGTGGCCCCGCAGCGCGTCGAGGCCCTGCGCCGGGCCTGGGGCGTCGCCCCGCACGAGCGGGTGGTGCTGCTCGCCGCCCGGCTCACCCCCTGGAAGGGCCACCGGGTGATGATCGAGGCCGCCGCGGCCCTGCGCGCGCAAGGGCTCGGCGACTTCACCGTGGTGCTCGCCGGCGACCCGCAGGGCCGCACCGCCTACCTGCGCGAGCTCGACGCCATGATCGCGGCCCACGGGCTCGCCGGCGTGGTGAAGCGGGTCGGCCATTGCGGCGACATGCCGGCGGCCTACCGGGCCGCCTCGGTGGTGGCGGTGCCCTCGACCGAGCCCGAGGCCTTCGGCCGCTCGGCGGTCGAGGCGCAGGCGCTCGGCACGCCGGTGGTGGTGTCGGATCTCGGCGCGGTGCCGGAGACGGTGCTCGCCCCCCCGGAGGTGCCTGCGCACGAGCGCACCGGCTGGCGCGTCCCGGCCGGCGACCCGCAGGCCCTCGCCGGGGCGCTCGCCGAGGCCCTGCAGCTCGGCGCCAGCGCCCGCGACGCCCTGGTGCGCCGCGCCCGCCGCCACGTCGAGACGCATTTCTCCCTCGAGCTGATGCTCGCCGATACCCTGGCGATCTACGCCGAACTGCTCGGCACGGCCCCCGCAGGGGAGGGGCCTTAA
- a CDS encoding glycosyltransferase family 4 protein — protein MRIAQVAPLAEAVPPKFYGGTERVVSWLTEELVRQGHDVTLFASGDSETSAKLVACCPEGLRLAGIRDHVASHLAMLYHLRRRADEFDVIHFHIDLLQYPLFEDLNHKCVTTLHGRLDVPDFMPVYRTFTGMPLVSISDHQRGPMPENANWLQTIHHGLPAENCRFSAKPKDGGYLAFLGRISPEKRPDRAIEIAKASGVKLKIAAKVDKADQEYWDEVIEPMTHHPLVEYIGEINEDQKHEFLGNALALAFPIDWPEPFGLVMIEAMSAGTPVIAWRNGSVPEVIKDGVSGVVVDSMDEAIAAVETCKAMSREGVRRYFETRFTASVMARSYVAAYESLLAGDLDAIKIPGLTIGAPAALNGAANGATVRPVLRAV, from the coding sequence GTGCGCATTGCCCAGGTAGCCCCTCTCGCGGAGGCCGTTCCGCCGAAGTTCTACGGCGGCACCGAGCGTGTCGTCTCCTGGCTCACCGAGGAGCTGGTCCGGCAGGGCCACGACGTCACGCTGTTCGCGAGCGGCGATTCGGAGACGAGCGCGAAGCTCGTCGCCTGCTGCCCCGAGGGCCTGCGCCTCGCCGGCATCCGCGACCACGTCGCCAGCCACCTCGCCATGCTGTACCACCTGCGCCGGCGCGCGGACGAGTTCGACGTCATCCACTTCCACATCGACCTCCTGCAGTACCCGCTGTTCGAGGACCTGAACCACAAGTGCGTCACCACCCTGCACGGGCGGCTCGACGTGCCGGACTTCATGCCGGTCTACCGGACCTTCACGGGCATGCCGCTCGTGTCGATCTCCGACCACCAGCGCGGGCCGATGCCCGAGAACGCCAACTGGCTCCAGACCATCCATCACGGCCTGCCGGCGGAGAATTGCCGCTTCTCGGCCAAGCCCAAGGATGGCGGCTACCTCGCCTTCCTCGGCCGCATCTCGCCCGAGAAGCGCCCCGACCGCGCGATCGAGATCGCCAAGGCCTCGGGCGTGAAGCTGAAGATCGCCGCCAAGGTCGACAAGGCCGACCAGGAATACTGGGACGAGGTCATCGAGCCGATGACCCATCACCCGCTGGTCGAGTACATCGGCGAGATCAACGAGGACCAGAAGCACGAATTCCTCGGCAACGCCCTGGCGCTCGCCTTCCCGATCGACTGGCCGGAGCCCTTCGGCCTGGTGATGATCGAGGCGATGTCGGCCGGCACGCCGGTGATCGCGTGGCGCAACGGCTCAGTGCCAGAGGTCATCAAGGACGGCGTCTCGGGCGTCGTGGTCGACTCGATGGACGAGGCCATTGCGGCGGTCGAGACCTGCAAGGCGATGAGCCGCGAGGGCGTGCGCCGCTACTTCGAGACCCGCTTCACCGCGAGCGTCATGGCCCGCTCCTACGTCGCCGCCTACGAGTCGCTCCTCGCCGGCGACCTCGACGCGATCAAGATTCCGGGCCTGACGATCGGCGCCCCCGCCGCCCTCAACGGAGCGGCCAACGGTGCGACGGTGCGCCCGGTGCTCCGCGCGGTCTGA
- a CDS encoding Hsp20 family protein — MTRPSPFGHPFLLGFDEIEQALDRVAKAANDGYPPYNIERLPRTEREPERLRITLAVAGFTRDQLDVTLEESQLIVRGRQADDKSRTFLHRGIAARQFQRAFLLADGMEVLGADLSNGLLSIDLARPEPERIVRRIDIGSRDGD, encoded by the coding sequence ATGACGCGTCCATCGCCGTTCGGGCATCCGTTCCTGCTGGGCTTCGACGAGATCGAGCAAGCGCTCGACCGCGTCGCCAAGGCCGCGAACGACGGCTACCCGCCCTACAACATCGAGCGGCTGCCCCGCACCGAGCGGGAGCCGGAGCGGCTGCGCATCACGCTCGCGGTGGCCGGCTTCACCCGCGACCAGCTCGACGTGACCCTGGAGGAGAGCCAGCTCATCGTCCGTGGCCGCCAGGCCGACGACAAGAGCCGGACCTTCCTGCATCGCGGCATCGCGGCCCGCCAGTTCCAGCGCGCCTTCCTGCTCGCCGACGGCATGGAGGTGCTGGGCGCCGACCTGTCGAACGGCCTGCTCTCGATCGACCTCGCCCGGCCCGAGCCGGAGCGCATCGTGCGACGGATCGACATCGGGTCGCGCGACGGCGACTGA
- the rplT gene encoding 50S ribosomal protein L20, whose translation MARVKRGVTSHAKHKKVFKAAKGYYGRRKNTIRIAKQAVEKGMQYAYRDRKNKKRNFRALWIQRINAAVRPHGLTYSRFIDGLAKAGVQVDRKALSELAIHEPAAFVAVVEKAKSALPAELVKAA comes from the coding sequence ATGGCCCGCGTCAAACGCGGCGTGACCAGCCACGCCAAGCACAAGAAGGTTTTCAAGGCCGCCAAGGGCTATTACGGCCGGCGCAAGAATACGATCCGGATCGCCAAGCAGGCGGTCGAGAAGGGCATGCAATATGCCTACCGCGATCGTAAGAACAAGAAGCGCAACTTCCGCGCCCTGTGGATCCAGCGCATCAACGCCGCGGTCCGTCCGCACGGCCTGACCTACTCGCGCTTCATCGACGGCCTGGCCAAGGCCGGCGTGCAGGTCGACCGCAAGGCGCTCTCCGAGCTCGCCATCCACGAGCCGGCGGCCTTCGTCGCCGTCGTCGAGAAGGCCAAGTCGGCCCTGCCGGCCGAGCTCGTGAAGGCCGCGTAA
- the pheS gene encoding phenylalanine--tRNA ligase subunit alpha yields MTDLTSLETDLLAQVSGAADETALEGVRVAALGKKGAVSELLKTLGGLSPEARKEQGPLINGLRDRVQGAIQSRRETLAEAALAARLSAERVDVTLPVREGPETRGRIHPITQVMDEITAIFGDMGFSIAEGPDVETDDLNFTALNFPEGHPAREMHDTFFLRPDRDGKRKLLRTHTSPVQVRTMRNVQPPIRVICPGRTYRHDSDQTHTPMFHQVEGLVIDRQANISHLKWILEEFCKAFFEVGSVKMRFRPSFFPFTEPSAEVDIQCSRKGGEIRFGEGDDWLEILGCGMVHPNVLRNCGLDPDTVQGFAWGMGIDRIAMLKYGMPDLRPFFEADVRWLEHYGFRPLDIPSLVGGLTG; encoded by the coding sequence ATGACCGATCTCACCAGCCTCGAAACCGATCTCCTCGCCCAGGTCTCCGGCGCCGCCGACGAGACGGCGCTCGAGGGCGTGCGCGTCGCCGCCCTCGGCAAGAAGGGCGCCGTCTCCGAGCTGCTGAAGACCTTGGGAGGCCTGAGCCCCGAGGCGCGCAAGGAGCAGGGCCCGCTGATCAACGGCCTGCGCGACCGGGTCCAGGGCGCGATCCAGTCCCGGCGCGAGACTCTCGCCGAGGCCGCGCTCGCCGCGCGGCTCTCCGCAGAGCGGGTCGACGTGACCCTCCCGGTGCGGGAGGGTCCGGAGACCCGCGGGCGCATCCACCCGATCACCCAGGTGATGGACGAGATCACGGCGATCTTCGGCGACATGGGTTTCTCGATCGCGGAAGGGCCGGACGTCGAGACCGACGACCTGAACTTCACCGCGCTCAACTTCCCCGAGGGCCACCCGGCCCGGGAGATGCACGACACCTTCTTCCTGCGGCCCGACCGGGACGGGAAGCGCAAGCTCCTGCGCACCCACACCTCGCCGGTGCAGGTCCGCACCATGCGCAACGTCCAGCCGCCGATCCGGGTGATCTGTCCGGGGCGCACCTACCGGCACGACTCCGACCAGACCCACACCCCGATGTTCCACCAGGTCGAGGGCCTGGTGATCGACCGCCAGGCGAACATCTCCCACCTGAAGTGGATCCTGGAGGAGTTCTGCAAGGCGTTCTTCGAGGTCGGCAGCGTCAAGATGCGCTTCCGGCCCTCCTTCTTCCCCTTCACCGAGCCCTCGGCCGAGGTCGACATCCAGTGCTCGCGCAAGGGCGGCGAGATCCGCTTCGGCGAGGGCGACGACTGGCTCGAGATCCTCGGCTGCGGGATGGTCCACCCGAACGTGCTGCGCAATTGCGGCCTCGACCCGGACACCGTCCAGGGCTTCGCCTGGGGCATGGGCATCGACCGGATCGCGATGCTCAAATACGGCATGCCGGACCTGCGCCCGTTCTTCGAGGCCGACGTGCGCTGGCTCGAGCATTACGGCTTCCGGCCCCTCGACATCCCGAGCCTGGTCGGCGGCCTGACCGGCTGA
- the pheT gene encoding phenylalanine--tRNA ligase subunit beta — protein MKFTLSWLKDHLDTDASLDVIVETLTRIGLEVERVEDKAAALSAYRIAAVVTAEQHPNADRLRVCTVDTGEGAPVQVVCGAPNARAGMRTVFAPPGTYVPGKNITLSVGVIRGVESRGMLCSGSELGLSDDHDGILDLPETAPVGQPYAAFAGLDDPVIEINLTPNRPDCTGIHGIARDLAAAGIGTLKREQLPPVRGEGACPVAVTRDFAPEDAHLCPLFGLRLVRGVRNGPSPEWMRRRLAAIGLRPINALVDITNYVTFDRGRPLHVFDAAKVKGDLTVRRARDGEEVLALDGRTYRLDDGVIVIADENGVESIAGIMGGEHSGCDEGTTDVLIESALWDPLTIARTGRRLGIVTDARYRFERGVDPAFALPGLDLATKLVLDLCGGTPSQATVSGEVPDTDRIIDFPWTEVRRLSGLDLPRPEMKVTLESLGFHVAGSGDRAKVLSPSWRPDVEGKADLVEEIVRIAGLDRIEPKPLPRIEATVIRPVLTVMQKRTRQAKREFAARGLVEAVTWSFIAHPDATLFGGGKAELALANPIAADLSDMRPSLVPGLARAAQRNADRGYGDVALFEVGQCFASDQPEGQTTKATALRRGSARHGGAGRHWDGAAKPVDAFEAKADALALLASLGVPTGGLQVVAGGPDWLHPGRSGTLQFGPRNPIGFFGELHPRVLKALDIKGPVVVCEITLDALPLPKHRPTKMKPSATLPDFQPLTRDFAFVVSRKVAAGDILKAAQSAERTLVTGVEVFDVYEGAGVSEDQKSVAVAVRLQPTDRTLTDAEIEAVSQKIVAEVTRKTGATLRG, from the coding sequence ATGAAATTCACCCTCTCCTGGCTCAAGGACCACCTCGACACCGACGCCTCCCTCGACGTGATCGTCGAGACGCTGACCCGCATCGGGCTGGAGGTCGAGCGCGTCGAGGACAAGGCGGCGGCGCTGTCGGCCTATCGCATCGCCGCCGTCGTCACCGCCGAGCAGCACCCCAACGCCGACCGCCTGCGCGTCTGCACCGTGGACACCGGCGAGGGCGCGCCCGTGCAGGTGGTCTGCGGCGCGCCGAACGCCCGCGCCGGCATGAGGACCGTGTTCGCCCCTCCCGGCACCTACGTGCCGGGCAAGAACATCACCCTGTCGGTCGGCGTGATCCGCGGCGTCGAGAGCCGGGGCATGCTGTGCTCGGGCTCCGAGCTCGGCCTGTCGGACGACCATGACGGCATCCTCGATCTGCCGGAGACCGCGCCGGTCGGCCAGCCCTACGCGGCCTTCGCCGGCCTCGACGATCCGGTGATCGAGATCAACCTGACGCCGAACCGGCCCGACTGCACCGGCATCCACGGCATCGCCCGCGACCTCGCGGCGGCCGGCATCGGCACGCTCAAGCGCGAGCAGCTCCCGCCGGTCAGGGGGGAGGGGGCTTGCCCGGTCGCCGTCACCCGCGACTTCGCGCCGGAGGACGCGCATCTCTGCCCGCTCTTCGGGTTGCGGCTGGTGCGGGGCGTCAGGAACGGGCCTTCCCCCGAGTGGATGCGCCGGCGCCTGGCCGCGATCGGCCTGCGGCCGATCAATGCGCTCGTCGACATCACCAACTACGTCACCTTCGACCGCGGCCGGCCGCTGCACGTCTTCGACGCCGCCAAGGTGAAGGGGGACCTCACCGTGCGCCGCGCCCGCGACGGCGAAGAGGTGCTGGCCCTCGACGGCCGGACCTACCGGCTCGACGATGGCGTCATCGTCATCGCCGACGAGAACGGCGTCGAGTCGATCGCCGGCATCATGGGCGGGGAGCATTCGGGCTGCGACGAGGGCACGACCGACGTGCTGATCGAATCGGCCCTGTGGGACCCGCTCACCATCGCCCGCACCGGGCGCCGCCTCGGCATCGTGACGGATGCCCGCTACCGGTTCGAGCGCGGGGTCGATCCGGCCTTCGCCCTGCCGGGCCTGGACCTCGCGACGAAGCTGGTGCTCGACCTCTGCGGCGGCACCCCGAGCCAGGCCACCGTGTCGGGCGAGGTGCCGGACACCGACCGGATCATCGACTTCCCGTGGACCGAGGTGCGCCGGCTGTCCGGCCTCGACCTGCCGCGCCCGGAGATGAAGGTCACGCTGGAGTCGCTCGGCTTCCACGTCGCCGGCTCGGGCGACCGGGCGAAGGTGCTCTCCCCGTCCTGGCGGCCCGACGTCGAGGGCAAGGCCGACCTCGTCGAGGAGATCGTGCGCATCGCCGGCCTCGACCGGATCGAGCCGAAGCCCCTGCCGCGGATCGAGGCGACCGTCATCCGCCCGGTGCTGACGGTGATGCAGAAGCGCACCCGGCAGGCCAAGCGCGAATTCGCGGCGCGCGGCCTCGTCGAGGCGGTGACCTGGTCGTTCATCGCGCACCCCGACGCGACCTTGTTCGGCGGCGGCAAGGCGGAGCTGGCGCTGGCGAACCCGATCGCCGCCGACCTCTCGGACATGCGCCCGAGCCTGGTGCCGGGCCTCGCCCGCGCCGCGCAGCGCAACGCCGACCGCGGATACGGCGACGTCGCGCTGTTCGAGGTCGGGCAGTGCTTCGCCTCCGACCAGCCGGAGGGCCAGACCACCAAGGCGACCGCCCTCCGCCGCGGTTCGGCCCGCCACGGCGGCGCCGGCCGGCACTGGGACGGCGCGGCGAAGCCCGTCGACGCCTTCGAGGCCAAGGCCGACGCGCTGGCGCTGCTGGCCTCGCTCGGGGTGCCGACCGGCGGCCTCCAGGTCGTGGCCGGCGGACCGGACTGGCTGCATCCCGGCCGCTCCGGCACGCTGCAATTCGGGCCGCGCAACCCGATCGGGTTCTTCGGCGAGCTGCATCCGCGGGTGCTGAAGGCCCTCGACATCAAGGGCCCGGTGGTGGTCTGCGAGATCACCCTCGACGCCCTGCCGCTGCCCAAGCACCGGCCGACCAAGATGAAGCCGTCGGCGACCCTGCCCGACTTCCAGCCGCTCACCCGCGACTTCGCCTTCGTGGTCTCCCGCAAGGTCGCGGCCGGCGACATCCTGAAGGCGGCGCAAAGCGCCGAACGCACCCTCGTGACGGGGGTCGAGGTGTTCGACGTCTACGAGGGCGCCGGCGTCAGCGAGGACCAGAAGTCCGTCGCCGTGGCGGTGCGGCTCCAGCCGACCGACCGCACCCTCACCGACGCCGAGATCGAGGCGGTGAGCCAGAAGATC
- a CDS encoding DUF1150 family protein: MSDITQTMDSESLAALGEGHVAYIRAMRSEEVKRLFPEAPDLTPGLDLFAVLSASGAPILLTDSRDAAFANAWAHDLQAVSVH; this comes from the coding sequence ATGTCCGACATCACCCAGACCATGGATTCCGAATCGCTCGCGGCCCTCGGCGAGGGCCACGTGGCCTATATCCGCGCGATGCGCTCGGAGGAGGTCAAGCGCCTGTTTCCGGAGGCTCCGGACCTCACCCCCGGCCTCGACCTGTTCGCCGTGCTGTCGGCGAGCGGTGCCCCGATCCTGCTGACCGACAGCCGCGACGCGGCCTTCGCCAATGCCTGGGCGCACGACCTGCAGGCGGTGAGCGTGCACTGA
- the rpmI gene encoding 50S ribosomal protein L35: MPKLKTKSGAKKRFKITGTGKVMYAQAGKRHGMIKRTTKQIRNLRGTTTLFEGDAANVKKYFLPNAR; encoded by the coding sequence ATGCCCAAGCTGAAGACCAAGTCGGGCGCCAAGAAGCGCTTCAAGATCACCGGGACCGGCAAGGTCATGTACGCCCAGGCCGGCAAGCGCCACGGCATGATCAAGCGGACCACGAAGCAGATCCGCAACCTGCGCGGCACGACCACCCTGTTCGAGGGCGACGCCGCCAACGTGAAGAAGTACTTCCTGCCGAACGCCCGGTAA
- a CDS encoding amylo-alpha-1,6-glucosidase, whose amino-acid sequence MVATAPDDETLPQYHIEAQTSLVERQLRSLKHGDAFAVLDSYGDIGVFPGPEGLYFQDTRFLSRLELTVEGQRPMLLGSVVQDDNGALSVDLTTPDIRLDAGDETSIPREIIALERTKFLFRGTCYDRIGLRNYDTKPRHLRVALTFDADFRDLFEVRGSDRPHRGKRGVAVTAGNEVTFTYDGLDRRRRTTRLRFGPKPVRLEAHRAEFEVRLSPGGRASIFVRAICDTVDHSRDGEAVVGNALPFTHAAYPSPRREDGHPKGEGMTFALAYRDARRDLRKATANITTIESSNDQFNEAACRATADLYMLLSRTPNGVYPYAGIPWYSTVFGRDGIITAMMTLWIDPEIAKGVLRHLAATQATAIDPAADAQPGKVLHETRNGEMAILGEVPFKLYYGTIDATPLFVMLAGQYYEQTGDLATIKAIWPNLLAALNWIDEYGDRDKDGFVEYARETEKGLANQGWKDSHDSIFHADGRMAQGPIALCEVQGYVYAAKKGAAKLAALLGDDVLSERLKGEAERLRQAFDAAFFLPELGTYAIALDGQKRPCAVRSSNAGHALFTGIAYPERAESVAAVLMSKDGFNGWGVRTIAVGEARYNPMSYHNGSIWPHDNALIALGLARYGLKAEAARVFEGQHGASLYQEGRRLPELFCGFIQRKQRGPTNYPVACSPQAWAAAAPFAFLAACLGLELRHDRNRIRFRDPILPAFLDDVLIRNLKLGDSHVDLLIHRHGSDVTVNVVRRTGDAQVVLLK is encoded by the coding sequence ATGGTCGCGACCGCCCCCGACGACGAGACGCTGCCGCAATACCACATCGAGGCCCAGACCTCGCTGGTGGAGCGCCAGCTGCGCTCGCTCAAGCACGGCGACGCCTTCGCGGTGCTCGACAGCTACGGCGACATCGGCGTCTTCCCGGGGCCGGAGGGGCTGTACTTCCAGGATACCCGCTTCCTGTCGCGCCTGGAGCTGACCGTCGAGGGCCAGCGGCCGATGCTGCTCGGCTCGGTGGTGCAGGACGACAACGGCGCCCTCTCGGTCGACCTGACGACGCCGGACATCCGGCTCGACGCCGGCGACGAGACCAGCATCCCGCGCGAGATCATCGCGCTCGAGCGGACCAAGTTTCTCTTCCGCGGCACCTGCTACGACCGCATCGGGCTACGCAACTACGACACCAAGCCCCGCCACCTGCGCGTCGCCCTGACCTTCGACGCGGACTTTCGCGACCTGTTCGAGGTGCGCGGCAGCGACCGGCCCCATCGGGGCAAGCGCGGCGTCGCGGTGACGGCTGGGAACGAGGTGACGTTCACGTATGACGGGCTCGACCGGCGCCGCCGCACCACCCGCCTGCGCTTCGGCCCGAAGCCCGTGCGGCTCGAGGCGCACAGGGCGGAGTTCGAGGTCCGGCTCTCTCCCGGCGGTCGCGCCTCGATCTTCGTGCGGGCGATCTGCGACACGGTCGATCACAGCCGGGACGGCGAGGCGGTGGTCGGCAACGCCCTGCCCTTCACCCACGCGGCCTATCCGAGCCCGCGCCGCGAGGACGGCCATCCGAAGGGCGAGGGCATGACCTTCGCGCTCGCCTACCGCGACGCGCGCCGCGACCTGCGCAAGGCCACCGCCAACATCACCACGATCGAGAGCTCGAACGACCAGTTCAACGAGGCCGCCTGCCGCGCGACGGCCGATCTCTACATGCTGCTCAGCCGCACGCCGAACGGCGTCTACCCCTATGCCGGCATCCCCTGGTACAGCACGGTCTTCGGCCGCGACGGCATCATCACGGCGATGATGACCCTGTGGATCGATCCCGAGATCGCCAAGGGCGTGCTGCGCCACCTCGCGGCGACGCAGGCCACCGCGATCGATCCGGCCGCCGATGCCCAGCCCGGCAAGGTCCTGCACGAGACCCGCAACGGCGAGATGGCGATCCTCGGCGAGGTGCCGTTCAAGCTCTATTACGGCACCATCGACGCCACGCCGCTCTTCGTGATGCTGGCCGGCCAGTATTACGAGCAGACCGGCGACCTCGCGACCATCAAGGCGATCTGGCCCAACCTCCTGGCGGCGCTCAACTGGATCGACGAGTACGGCGACCGCGACAAGGACGGCTTCGTCGAGTACGCCCGCGAGACCGAGAAGGGCCTGGCCAACCAGGGCTGGAAGGACAGCCACGATTCGATCTTCCACGCCGACGGCCGCATGGCGCAGGGGCCGATCGCGCTCTGCGAGGTCCAGGGCTACGTCTACGCCGCCAAGAAGGGCGCCGCGAAGCTCGCCGCGCTCCTCGGCGACGACGTTCTCTCGGAACGGCTGAAGGGCGAGGCCGAGCGGCTGCGCCAGGCCTTCGACGCGGCGTTCTTCCTCCCCGAGCTCGGCACCTACGCCATCGCCCTCGACGGCCAGAAGCGCCCCTGCGCGGTGCGCTCCTCGAATGCCGGCCACGCGCTCTTCACCGGCATCGCCTATCCGGAGCGCGCCGAGAGCGTCGCCGCGGTGCTGATGTCGAAGGACGGGTTCAACGGCTGGGGCGTGCGCACCATCGCGGTCGGCGAGGCACGCTACAACCCGATGTCGTACCACAACGGCTCGATCTGGCCGCACGACAACGCGCTGATCGCGCTGGGGCTCGCCCGCTACGGCCTGAAGGCGGAGGCAGCCCGGGTGTTCGAGGGCCAGCACGGCGCCTCGCTCTACCAGGAGGGGCGGCGGCTGCCGGAGCTATTCTGCGGCTTCATCCAGCGCAAGCAGCGCGGACCGACGAACTACCCGGTGGCGTGCAGCCCCCAGGCCTGGGCGGCGGCCGCACCGTTCGCGTTCCTGGCCGCCTGCCTCGGGCTCGAATTGCGCCACGACCGCAACCGGATCCGCTTCCGTGATCCGATCCTGCCGGCCTTCCTCGACGACGTGCTGATCCGCAACCTGAAGCTCGGCGACAGCCACGTCGACCTGCTGATCCACCGCCACGGCAGCGACGTCACCGTCAACGTGGTGCGCCGGACCGGCGACGCGCAGGTCGTCCTGCTGAAGTAG